From a single Azospirillum fermentarium genomic region:
- a CDS encoding DMT family transporter, producing the protein MTTPAASPSRHGVFDQAWLLLMLPPLFWSGNFILGRFVAGEVPPVALAFWRWTLGALITLPFAWKHLRRDWPVFTRHWPMVLLLSALGIAAFNTLVYIGLGSTTALNGVMMQSAMPVLIVLMSFFLFGDTISPAQMLGIAVSLTGALTLIAHGDPEVLAGLRFAAGDVWIFAAVLAYGAYTALLRKRPTVHGLSFVVVTFAIGAAMLLPLYVWEGMSGHPLRLTPVSIGAIAYVSVFPSILAYLCFNRAAALIGPNRTGLSIHLMPVFGSLLAILFLGEQPHWYHAAGIALIAAGILLATRKPKAG; encoded by the coding sequence ATGACCACCCCCGCCGCCTCCCCGTCCCGCCACGGCGTGTTCGATCAGGCGTGGCTGCTCTTGATGCTGCCGCCGCTGTTCTGGTCGGGCAACTTCATCCTGGGACGGTTCGTAGCGGGGGAGGTTCCGCCGGTGGCGCTCGCCTTCTGGCGGTGGACGCTGGGGGCGCTCATCACCCTGCCGTTCGCGTGGAAGCACCTGCGCCGCGACTGGCCGGTGTTCACCCGCCACTGGCCCATGGTGCTGCTGCTCTCGGCGCTGGGCATCGCGGCGTTCAACACGCTGGTCTACATCGGGCTGGGCAGCACCACCGCGCTCAACGGCGTGATGATGCAGTCGGCCATGCCGGTGCTGATCGTGCTGATGAGCTTCTTCCTGTTCGGCGACACCATCAGCCCGGCGCAGATGCTGGGCATCGCCGTGTCGCTGACCGGCGCCCTGACCCTCATCGCCCACGGCGACCCGGAGGTTCTGGCCGGCCTGCGCTTTGCCGCCGGGGATGTGTGGATCTTCGCCGCCGTCCTGGCCTATGGCGCCTATACCGCCCTGCTGCGCAAGCGGCCCACGGTGCACGGGCTGTCGTTCGTGGTGGTCACCTTCGCCATCGGGGCTGCGATGCTGCTGCCCCTCTATGTGTGGGAAGGGATGAGCGGCCATCCCCTGCGCCTGACCCCGGTGTCCATCGGGGCCATCGCCTATGTCTCGGTTTTCCCGTCGATCCTGGCCTATCTGTGCTTCAACCGGGCGGCGGCGCTGATCGGGCCGAACCGCACCGGCCTCAGCATCCATCTGATGCCGGTGTTCGGCAGCCTGCTGGCCATCCTGTTCCTGGGCGAACAGCCCCATTGGTATCACGCCGCCGGCATCGCGCTGATCGCCGCGGGCATCCTGCTGGCCACCCGCAAGCCCAAGGCCGGCTGA
- the fmt gene encoding methionyl-tRNA formyltransferase: MAAVPLRVIMMGTPDFAVPTLRAIVDAGHQVVCAYSQPPRPAGRGQQVQLSPIHKAAEALGIPVRTPKTLRTAEAQAEFAALGADVAVVAAYGLILPQPVLDAPRLGCINVHGSLLPRWRGAAPIQRSILAGDAETGITIMQMDAGLDTGAMLLKEAVAITGDTTAATLHDALAALGARMTVAALDGLAAGTLTPESQPADGVTYAAKLARDDGRLDWTHDAAFIERQVRALTPWPGCWFDLGPAQGNERIKVLAAEPAGEGAGAPGTLLDGRMTVACGDGRAVRLVRVQRPGKAPVDGEAFLRGFAIPPGTVLGA; this comes from the coding sequence ATGGCCGCCGTTCCGCTCCGGGTCATCATGATGGGCACGCCGGATTTCGCCGTGCCCACGCTCCGCGCCATCGTCGATGCCGGCCATCAGGTGGTCTGCGCCTATTCCCAGCCGCCGCGTCCGGCGGGCCGCGGGCAGCAGGTGCAGCTTTCCCCCATCCACAAGGCGGCGGAAGCGCTGGGCATCCCCGTGCGCACGCCCAAGACCCTGCGCACCGCCGAGGCGCAGGCGGAGTTCGCGGCGCTGGGGGCCGACGTGGCGGTGGTGGCGGCCTATGGGCTGATCCTGCCCCAGCCGGTGCTGGACGCCCCCCGTCTGGGCTGCATCAACGTGCACGGCTCGCTGCTGCCGCGCTGGCGCGGGGCAGCCCCGATCCAGCGCTCCATTCTGGCCGGCGACGCCGAGACGGGCATCACCATCATGCAGATGGACGCCGGTCTCGATACCGGGGCCATGCTGCTGAAGGAAGCGGTGGCGATCACCGGTGACACCACGGCCGCCACGCTGCACGACGCCCTGGCCGCCCTGGGCGCGCGGATGACCGTGGCCGCCCTGGACGGGCTGGCCGCCGGCACCCTGACGCCCGAGTCCCAGCCCGCCGACGGCGTCACCTATGCCGCCAAGCTGGCCCGCGACGACGGGCGGCTGGACTGGACCCATGACGCGGCTTTCATCGAGCGGCAGGTGCGGGCGCTGACGCCGTGGCCGGGGTGCTGGTTCGATCTGGGGCCGGCTCAGGGAAACGAGCGCATCAAGGTTCTGGCCGCCGAACCGGCGGGGGAGGGGGCAGGCGCCCCCGGCACCCTGCTCGACGGGCGCATGACCGTGGCCTGCGGCGACGGGCGGGCGGTGCGGCTGGTGCGGGTGCAGCGCCCGGGCAAGGCGCCGGTGGACGGGGAGGCGTTCCTGCGCGGCTTCGCCATTCCCCCCGGCACGGTTCTGGGCGCCTGA
- the folE gene encoding GTP cyclohydrolase I FolE: protein MTVVTVAPATKPTRAEAEEAVRTLIRWAGDDPAREGLAGTPDRVVRSYEEFFAGYEIEPSEILSRTFEETDGYDEMVILRDIRLESYCEHHMVPIIGKAHVAYLPRHRVVGISKLARLVDAYAKRLQIQEKMTAQIANTIEEVLQPEGVAVVIEAQHQCMTTRGVHKTGVTMVTSRMLGAFRTDPSTRREFLSMIGNPVSHSRD from the coding sequence GTGACCGTAGTGACAGTTGCCCCGGCGACGAAGCCGACCCGTGCCGAGGCCGAAGAGGCGGTGCGGACCCTGATCCGCTGGGCCGGCGACGATCCCGCCCGCGAGGGGCTGGCGGGCACCCCCGACCGTGTTGTCCGTTCCTATGAAGAGTTCTTCGCCGGCTATGAGATCGAGCCGTCGGAAATCCTGTCGCGTACCTTCGAGGAGACCGACGGCTACGACGAGATGGTGATCCTGCGCGACATCCGTCTGGAATCCTATTGCGAGCATCACATGGTGCCGATCATCGGCAAGGCCCATGTGGCCTATCTGCCCCGGCACCGGGTGGTCGGCATCTCCAAGCTGGCCCGTCTGGTGGATGCCTACGCCAAGCGGCTGCAGATCCAGGAGAAGATGACCGCCCAGATCGCCAACACCATCGAGGAGGTGCTCCAGCCCGAGGGTGTGGCCGTGGTGATCGAAGCGCAGCATCAATGCATGACCACCCGCGGCGTGCACAAGACCGGGGTGACCATGGTCACCAGCCGCATGCTGGGCGCGTTCCGCACCGACCCGTCCACCCGGCGGGAGTTTCTCAGCATGATCGGGAACCCGGTCAGCCACAGCCGGGATTGA
- the ccoG gene encoding cytochrome c oxidase accessory protein CcoG, producing MMNDHAHSPFSGAPAAAPLYASHRKIHPKAVKGRFRRLKWWLTAVFLVLYLVLPWVRWDRGAGLPDQAVLFDLEAQRFYLFAAELWPQQVYIMTGIMILAAVGLFLATAIAGRVWCGFACPQTVWTDLFVWAEALTEGDRGARIRLDKGPRDGAYIAKKAAKHALWLAISAVTGVTALLYFTDAFGFVADAAAFAASPLVLGWMAFMTVSTYLMAGFMREQMCLYVCPWPRIQAAMLDDDSLVVTYQGWRGEGRAPLRKDQNHAERRAMGLGDCIDCGACVHVCPTGIDIRDGLQMDCISCGLCADACDDVMTRIGQPTGLIRFDTQAAQAVKAERRAETPAVPTRIVRPRTIVYALLLIISGGLTTMGLVLRPTADVAVLRDRAPLFVTLSDGRIQNSYTVKLSNMTPQPQTFRLTVAGVPGAAVTVAGGGEDAAPTLTAGPDRVETARIHVRAAAGLPASTPLTVTLTDTATGRVHSAGTVFLSP from the coding sequence ATGATGAACGACCATGCCCATAGCCCGTTTTCGGGCGCCCCCGCCGCCGCTCCACTCTACGCCTCCCACCGCAAGATCCACCCCAAGGCGGTGAAGGGCCGGTTCCGCCGGCTGAAATGGTGGCTGACCGCGGTGTTTCTGGTTCTGTATCTGGTGCTGCCGTGGGTGCGGTGGGACCGCGGCGCCGGCCTGCCCGATCAGGCGGTGCTGTTCGACCTGGAGGCCCAGCGCTTCTACCTGTTCGCCGCCGAACTGTGGCCGCAGCAGGTCTACATCATGACCGGGATCATGATCCTGGCGGCGGTGGGGCTGTTCCTGGCCACCGCCATCGCCGGGCGGGTGTGGTGCGGCTTCGCCTGCCCCCAGACCGTCTGGACCGACCTGTTCGTGTGGGCGGAAGCCTTGACCGAGGGCGACCGCGGCGCCCGCATCCGCCTGGACAAGGGGCCGCGCGACGGCGCCTACATCGCCAAGAAGGCGGCCAAACACGCCCTGTGGCTGGCGATCTCCGCGGTGACCGGGGTCACGGCGCTGCTGTACTTCACCGACGCCTTCGGCTTCGTGGCCGACGCGGCGGCCTTTGCCGCCTCGCCGCTGGTGCTGGGGTGGATGGCGTTCATGACGGTCAGCACCTACCTGATGGCCGGCTTCATGCGCGAGCAGATGTGCCTGTACGTCTGCCCCTGGCCGCGCATCCAGGCGGCGATGCTGGACGACGACAGTCTGGTGGTGACCTATCAGGGCTGGCGGGGCGAAGGCCGCGCGCCGCTGCGCAAGGACCAGAACCATGCCGAACGCCGGGCCATGGGGCTGGGCGATTGCATCGACTGCGGTGCCTGCGTCCATGTCTGCCCCACCGGCATCGACATCCGCGACGGGCTGCAGATGGACTGTATCAGCTGCGGCCTGTGCGCCGACGCCTGCGACGACGTGATGACGCGCATCGGCCAGCCAACGGGCCTCATCCGCTTCGACACCCAGGCCGCCCAGGCGGTGAAGGCCGAGCGCCGGGCCGAAACCCCCGCCGTCCCCACCCGCATCGTCCGCCCGCGCACCATCGTCTATGCCCTGCTGCTGATCATTTCCGGCGGGCTGACCACCATGGGGCTGGTGCTGCGGCCCACCGCCGACGTGGCGGTGCTGCGCGACCGCGCGCCGCTGTTCGTCACCCTGTCCGACGGGCGCATCCAGAACAGCTACACCGTCAAGCTGTCCAACATGACGCCGCAGCCGCAGACCTTCCGCCTGACCGTCGCCGGGGTGCCCGGAGCGGCGGTGACGGTGGCCGGCGGGGGGGAAGACGCCGCCCCCACCCTGACCGCCGGGCCGGACCGGGTGGAAACCGCCCGCATCCACGTGCGCGCCGCCGCCGGCCTGCCGGCCTCCACCCCCCTGACCGTCACCCTGACCGACACCGCCACCGGCAGGGTCCACAGCGCCGGCACCGTGTTCCTGTCGCCCTGA
- a CDS encoding methyl-accepting chemotaxis protein — protein sequence MTIKFVLLLVLSCLGGLLLISDLIGLRALENANEDIKTVYEDRVVPLRDLKVISDAYAVFIVDASHKVRNGNFTWADGAASVARAEADIKSRWTTYLATYLVPEERDLVNRAKPLMAAADAAVARLTGILATRDAAALDRFVKTELYQTIDPLTDIIGALIDLQVRVAGESFAEAQASYATAHAVSLLLLLVGALLAAAGGLMVLTRVVRPIGGLTAVMKRLAQGDFSVVIPHTHHRDEVGDMARTVEVFKASGIENDRLRHDQERQRQAGEAAKRAALAEMADTVERAAHDAVEQVAGHSRRMHEAASTMARSADAVGTNSQSVAAAAQQALHNAQTVAAASEQLAGAIREIGTQVAQAGTVSRRAVETGAHTRTTILSLSETVGRIGDVTRLIQDIASQTNLLALNATIEAARAGEMGKGFAVVATEVKNLASQTAKATEDIAEQIAAIEAVTVDAVQAVQAIAEGIAEMDGIAGSIATAVEEQAAATREISRNVHETAAAAEEVSRRIAEVSREAGATGERAGAVRGTADHMADSVQDLRTTLVRVVRASLDHMDAPRAARG from the coding sequence ATGACCATCAAATTCGTTCTGCTGCTCGTTCTCTCCTGCCTGGGGGGATTGCTGCTGATAAGCGATCTGATCGGTCTGCGGGCGCTGGAAAATGCCAACGAGGACATCAAGACGGTCTATGAGGACCGCGTGGTCCCCTTGCGGGATCTGAAGGTGATTTCCGACGCCTACGCCGTGTTCATCGTCGATGCTTCGCACAAGGTGCGCAACGGCAACTTCACCTGGGCCGACGGCGCCGCGTCGGTCGCCAGGGCCGAGGCCGACATCAAGAGCCGCTGGACCACGTACCTCGCCACGTATCTGGTGCCGGAGGAACGGGATCTGGTGAACCGGGCAAAGCCGCTGATGGCCGCCGCCGACGCCGCCGTCGCCCGGCTGACCGGCATTCTGGCCACCCGCGACGCCGCCGCCCTGGACCGTTTCGTCAAGACCGAGCTGTACCAGACCATCGACCCGCTGACCGACATCATCGGCGCGCTGATCGACCTGCAGGTCCGGGTGGCGGGGGAAAGCTTTGCGGAGGCGCAGGCCAGCTACGCCACCGCGCACGCGGTGTCGCTCCTGCTGCTGCTGGTGGGGGCGCTGCTGGCGGCGGCGGGCGGGCTGATGGTGCTCACACGGGTGGTGCGGCCCATCGGCGGGCTGACCGCGGTGATGAAGCGGCTGGCCCAGGGCGATTTCTCCGTCGTCATCCCCCACACCCACCACCGGGACGAGGTGGGCGACATGGCCCGCACGGTGGAGGTGTTCAAGGCCAGCGGCATCGAGAACGACCGCCTGCGCCACGACCAGGAACGCCAGCGCCAGGCGGGGGAGGCGGCCAAACGCGCCGCCCTGGCCGAGATGGCCGACACGGTGGAACGCGCCGCCCACGACGCCGTGGAGCAGGTGGCGGGCCATTCCCGCCGCATGCACGAGGCGGCATCCACCATGGCCCGCTCGGCGGACGCGGTGGGCACCAACAGCCAGTCGGTGGCCGCCGCCGCGCAGCAGGCGCTGCACAACGCCCAGACCGTCGCCGCCGCGTCCGAACAACTGGCCGGCGCCATCCGCGAGATCGGCACCCAGGTGGCCCAGGCCGGCACCGTCAGCCGCCGGGCGGTGGAAACCGGCGCGCACACCCGCACCACCATCCTGTCGCTGTCGGAAACCGTGGGCCGCATCGGCGACGTGACCCGGCTGATCCAGGATATCGCGTCCCAGACCAACCTGCTGGCGCTGAACGCCACCATCGAGGCGGCGCGGGCAGGCGAGATGGGCAAGGGCTTCGCCGTGGTGGCGACCGAGGTGAAGAATCTGGCCAGCCAGACCGCCAAGGCGACCGAGGACATCGCCGAACAGATCGCCGCCATCGAAGCGGTGACGGTGGACGCGGTGCAGGCGGTGCAGGCCATCGCCGAGGGTATCGCCGAGATGGACGGCATCGCCGGCTCCATCGCCACCGCGGTGGAGGAGCAGGCCGCCGCCACCCGGGAAATCAGCCGCAACGTCCACGAGACCGCCGCCGCCGCGGAAGAGGTGTCGCGCCGCATCGCCGAGGTATCGCGGGAAGCCGGGGCCACCGGCGAACGGGCCGGCGCGGTCCGCGGCACCGCCGACCACATGGCCGACAGCGTGCAAGACCTGCGCACCACCCTGGTGCGCGTGGTCCGCGCCAGCCTGGACCACATGGACGCGCCCCGGGCGGCGCGGGGGTAA
- a CDS encoding ankyrin repeat domain-containing protein, with protein sequence MKRLVLAALLATAAATSLALPAAAEINILAGDDLLKHVTDGNLNGARASIMKGSSPNMADKGGKTLLIVAINSGRFDMVKLLLDQGANPNNADRVGNTPLIWAAESGQIDSIDALIKRGARLDQENRQGLTPLMVAARAGRADSVERLLKAGARVDIADYTGRTALGWAREGRNARVTTLIQNAGGR encoded by the coding sequence GTGAAACGTCTGGTTCTGGCAGCCCTTCTGGCCACCGCCGCCGCCACCTCCCTGGCGCTGCCGGCGGCGGCGGAAATCAACATCCTGGCCGGCGACGACCTGCTGAAGCACGTCACCGACGGCAACCTGAACGGCGCCCGCGCGTCGATCATGAAGGGCAGCAGCCCCAACATGGCCGACAAGGGTGGCAAGACCCTGCTGATCGTCGCCATCAACAGCGGGCGGTTCGATATGGTCAAGCTGCTGCTGGACCAGGGCGCCAACCCCAACAACGCCGACCGGGTGGGCAACACTCCGCTGATCTGGGCGGCGGAAAGCGGCCAGATCGACAGCATCGACGCGCTGATCAAGCGCGGTGCGCGCCTCGACCAGGAAAACCGCCAGGGCCTGACGCCGCTGATGGTCGCCGCCCGCGCCGGCCGCGCGGATTCGGTGGAACGGCTGCTGAAGGCCGGGGCGCGGGTGGACATCGCCGACTACACCGGGCGCACCGCCCTGGGCTGGGCGCGCGAGGGGCGCAACGCCCGCGTGACCACCCTGATCCAAAACGCCGGCGGGCGCTGA
- a CDS encoding TldD/PmbA family protein, producing the protein MTAAPPPAPVPAATDDDLTLLDGLVKAARRQGADAADAVLRRHDSLNLAVRSGETERLVRAESVALGLRVLIGTRQAVVSASDLSRGTLDGLVPRAVAMARAVPEDPFCGLADASAAVWPALDLDEPGEPSADVLREQALALEAAAYAVPSVANARVIDSTWSRSRFALAGSNGFAGAWSATRHALMAWVLAAGPGGMERGGDSDAATHAAALRGTAEIGRTAGERAVRRLGARKMPSGSLPVVFDRTVAGSLLDHLLAALSGPAVARGTSFLKNALGTAVFAPGVSVIDDPLQPRGLRSQPFDAEGVTGARRALIDGGVLTGWLLDARSARQLGLPPTGHAARAAGGMPGPSAGNVRLTGGAGTVADLISDIREGFYVTELMGFGVNIVTGDYSRGAAGYWIENGRITHPVAEMTVAGTLPAMFRRLVPAGDLDPRTGIDAPTVRIDGMTVAGR; encoded by the coding sequence ATGACCGCCGCACCGCCTCCCGCCCCTGTCCCCGCCGCCACCGACGATGATCTGACCCTGCTGGACGGGCTGGTCAAGGCCGCCCGGCGGCAGGGCGCCGATGCCGCCGACGCGGTGCTGCGGCGCCATGATTCGCTCAATCTGGCCGTGCGGTCGGGGGAGACGGAGCGGCTGGTGCGGGCCGAATCGGTGGCGCTGGGCCTGCGCGTCCTGATCGGTACGCGCCAGGCGGTGGTGTCGGCCAGCGACCTGTCGCGCGGCACCCTGGACGGTCTGGTCCCGCGGGCGGTGGCCATGGCACGCGCGGTGCCGGAGGATCCCTTCTGCGGGCTGGCGGATGCGTCCGCCGCCGTCTGGCCCGCCCTGGACCTGGACGAGCCGGGGGAGCCGTCCGCCGATGTCTTGCGCGAACAGGCGCTGGCGCTGGAGGCGGCGGCCTATGCCGTGCCGTCGGTGGCCAACGCCCGCGTGATCGATTCGACCTGGAGCCGCAGCCGCTTCGCGCTGGCCGGCTCCAACGGCTTCGCGGGCGCGTGGTCGGCCACCCGCCATGCGCTGATGGCGTGGGTGCTGGCGGCCGGTCCCGGCGGGATGGAGCGGGGGGGCGACAGCGATGCCGCCACCCACGCCGCCGCCCTGCGCGGCACGGCGGAGATCGGGCGCACCGCCGGGGAGCGGGCGGTCCGCCGGCTGGGGGCGCGCAAGATGCCCAGCGGCTCCCTGCCGGTGGTGTTCGACCGCACGGTGGCGGGGTCGTTGCTGGATCACCTGCTGGCGGCGCTGTCGGGGCCGGCGGTGGCGCGCGGCACCAGCTTTCTGAAGAACGCGCTGGGCACGGCGGTGTTCGCCCCCGGCGTGTCGGTGATCGACGATCCGCTCCAGCCCCGCGGCCTGCGCTCCCAGCCCTTCGACGCCGAGGGGGTGACGGGCGCGCGGCGGGCGCTGATCGACGGCGGGGTGCTGACCGGGTGGCTGCTGGACGCCCGCTCGGCCCGGCAACTGGGGCTGCCCCCCACCGGCCACGCTGCCCGCGCGGCGGGGGGTATGCCGGGACCGTCGGCGGGCAACGTACGGCTGACGGGGGGAGCCGGCACGGTGGCCGACCTGATCTCCGACATCCGCGAGGGGTTCTACGTCACCGAGCTGATGGGGTTCGGCGTCAACATCGTGACCGGCGACTACAGCCGCGGGGCGGCGGGGTACTGGATCGAGAACGGGCGCATCACCCACCCCGTGGCCGAGATGACGGTGGCGGGAACGCTGCCGGCCATGTTCCGCCGGCTGGTGCCGGCGGGCGACCTCGACCCCCGCACCGGCATCGACGCCCCCACCGTGCGCATCGACGGCATGACCGTGGCGGGGCGGTAG
- the truA gene encoding tRNA pseudouridine(38-40) synthase TruA, with amino-acid sequence MARWKLTVEYDGRPFVGWQRQDNGPSVQQTLEEAVLRLSGETVRVHASGRTDAGVHARGQVVHVDLDRPITGLKLRDALNFHVRPWPVAVLAVEEVGEPFHARMSCLGRSYLYRILNRRAPPAIDAGRVWHVQRPLNAAAMHEAAQVLVGRHDFSTFRAALCQANSPEKTLDLLTVEQAGEEIHIRAAARSFLHHQVRNMVGTLEMVGFGKWTAADVRRALEARDRSKGGPTAPPDGLYFMEARY; translated from the coding sequence ATGGCGCGGTGGAAACTGACGGTCGAATACGACGGTCGCCCCTTCGTCGGCTGGCAGCGGCAGGACAACGGACCCTCGGTCCAGCAGACCCTTGAGGAAGCGGTCCTCCGCCTGTCGGGGGAAACGGTGCGGGTCCACGCCTCGGGCCGCACCGACGCCGGGGTCCATGCCCGCGGGCAGGTGGTGCATGTCGATCTGGACCGCCCGATCACCGGGCTGAAGCTGCGCGACGCGCTGAATTTCCACGTCCGCCCCTGGCCGGTCGCCGTGTTGGCGGTGGAGGAGGTGGGCGAACCGTTCCACGCCCGCATGTCGTGCCTGGGCCGGTCGTACCTGTACCGCATCCTCAACCGCCGTGCGCCGCCGGCCATCGACGCCGGGCGGGTGTGGCACGTCCAGCGTCCGCTGAACGCCGCCGCCATGCACGAGGCGGCGCAGGTGCTGGTGGGCCGGCACGATTTCTCCACCTTCCGCGCCGCCCTGTGCCAGGCCAATTCGCCGGAAAAGACGCTGGACCTGCTGACCGTCGAACAGGCGGGGGAGGAGATCCACATCCGCGCCGCCGCCCGGTCGTTCCTGCATCATCAGGTGCGCAACATGGTGGGCACGCTGGAGATGGTGGGGTTCGGCAAATGGACCGCCGCCGACGTGCGCCGGGCGCTGGAGGCCCGCGACCGCTCCAAGGGCGGTCCCACCGCCCCGCCGGACGGCCTCTATTTCATGGAAGCCCGCTATTGA
- a CDS encoding monooxygenase: MSAVLFQVDFPYGGPWGAEMAGAFDGLARDIAAEDGLLWKIWTENRAGGRAGGVYLFRDAASAERYRDKHVARLTGFGITGIVAHVFAVNGPLSAVTRAPL, from the coding sequence ATGAGCGCTGTGCTGTTTCAGGTGGATTTCCCCTACGGCGGCCCGTGGGGCGCGGAGATGGCCGGGGCCTTCGACGGTCTGGCCCGGGACATCGCCGCCGAAGACGGGCTGTTGTGGAAGATCTGGACGGAAAACCGTGCCGGGGGCCGGGCCGGCGGCGTCTATCTGTTCCGCGACGCCGCGTCCGCGGAGCGCTACCGCGACAAGCACGTGGCCCGGCTGACCGGATTCGGCATCACCGGCATCGTGGCCCACGTCTTCGCGGTCAACGGGCCGCTGTCCGCCGTCACCCGCGCCCCGCTCTGA
- the apaG gene encoding Co2+/Mg2+ efflux protein ApaG, which yields MYTKVTRDIRITVEPVFLEDQSIPSQNHFVWAYHVKIENVGGETVQLRTRYWRITDALGRVQEVRGPGVVGEQPRLSPGKSFEYTSGTPLTTPSGIMVGSYQMETDTGEMFDAAVPAFSLDSPHQAIRLN from the coding sequence ATGTACACCAAAGTCACCCGCGATATCCGCATCACCGTCGAACCGGTCTTTCTGGAGGATCAGTCGATCCCCTCCCAGAACCATTTCGTCTGGGCCTATCACGTGAAGATCGAGAACGTGGGCGGTGAAACCGTTCAGCTCCGCACCCGCTATTGGCGAATAACCGACGCGCTGGGCCGGGTGCAGGAAGTGCGCGGCCCGGGTGTGGTCGGAGAACAGCCCCGGCTTTCACCCGGTAAATCCTTCGAATACACCAGTGGAACCCCGCTCACGACTCCATCGGGAATCATGGTGGGCAGTTACCAGATGGAAACCGATACGGGCGAGATGTTCGACGCTGCTGTTCCTGCCTTTTCCCTGGACAGTCCGCACCAAGCCATACGTTTGAATTGA
- the def gene encoding peptide deformylase has product MAILPILVAPHPVLKQTARPVAAVDRRVATLMRDMLETMYDANGIGLAAPQVGVSERIIVVDVHEKDEAPAPLMMANPEIIAESPDLKVYEEGCLSVPEHYAEVTRPSSVTVRYLDETGAVRELQADGTLAVCVQHEIDHLNGVLFVDHLSSLKRSMILRKLQKQQRQKAPA; this is encoded by the coding sequence ATGGCCATCCTGCCGATTCTCGTCGCTCCTCACCCGGTGTTGAAACAGACCGCCCGGCCCGTGGCCGCGGTTGACAGGCGTGTCGCCACGCTGATGCGCGACATGCTGGAAACCATGTACGACGCCAACGGCATCGGTCTGGCCGCCCCCCAGGTCGGGGTGTCGGAACGCATCATCGTGGTGGACGTCCATGAAAAGGACGAGGCCCCGGCGCCGCTGATGATGGCCAACCCGGAAATCATCGCCGAATCCCCCGACCTGAAGGTGTACGAGGAAGGGTGCCTGTCGGTGCCCGAACATTACGCCGAGGTCACGCGCCCGTCGTCGGTCACCGTCCGCTATCTGGACGAGACCGGGGCGGTGAGGGAGCTGCAGGCCGACGGCACGCTGGCCGTGTGCGTCCAGCACGAGATCGACCATCTGAACGGCGTGCTGTTCGTCGATCACCTGTCCTCCCTCAAGCGCAGCATGATCCTGCGCAAGCTGCAAAAGCAGCAGCGGCAGAAGGCGCCGGCCTGA